TCGATAGCAAGAATTCAGACCTTCTGATTTCATCGCATACATAGTTACATTGCACCTTTTTAAGTTTGGATTTATTGAAAACTATTATGTTTGGAAGTATCAAGGGAAAAAAATGTGACTGGTGTGACGTCTTCTAGCAGTGATCTACATGGTAGTGTTCAACCTGCATTACGATATGATAATCCATACCGACAAATGGTTTTAGATGCAGCTAAACCCAACTTTGGCCAGGGTTTTAGTTGGCAATCTTATTGTAATACTGAATTTGAGTCGCCTCATCATTTTGAACCTTAATGGAGGACGAGGCTAATCCTTCAATGGAGGAAGAGCCTAATCCGGAGTCTCAAAGGTTTATGATTTTCTAAAGGCCACTGATATAGAATTGTATCATGTTTCTTCCCCTCTCAACTCGTAGTAGTTTCTAGGATGTTAAACATTAAAATGGAGAACACTTTATCACAGAGGGGATATGACCAAATGATGCAATTGATGAAAGAGGCTTTACCTGAAGATAACATAATGCTTGAAAGTTATTATCAAACCAAGAAGCTAGTGCATAGATTGGGTTTGCCGGTTGAAAAGATTGATTGTTGTAATTCATATTATGTTGTATTGGGGTGACGATGAAGACCTCACATATTGCAAGTTTTGTGGCTACAAGAGGTTTAAACATCGCGTTGGTTCTCTGTTTACCATAAAAattgtaataataattaaatttgattttatggttctaaaaatatgtaatCTATATTTATGTTAGTTGTTAGACAATGGATGCTAAGTAAAAGATTAAAGAGCAAGATTATAGCATAGAGACTATGTGATAATCGAACTGAACGGCTGGAGGTTGGGGCCTCGAGCTACCGCAtatgaggcctcgaggtcgagtctggAGGCCGACTTAGGGAAATCGATGGAGGAGTAACAGTTATGAGATCTaaaatgatggctctttatgatcaatgataagcaataaatgatgaacaataaataaaacacaatgaatataagcaataaatggatgcaatgagatcaagggaatatgttagagagtagagagaatgttttTGTGTATTTAAGATTGAGTATCAACctcctacaaaatgacaaggatcccattCATATAGGAgagggaaatcccaacatagtacaaatgcatttattacaaagacacGGGGCTAGTACAGCTATTTAATGCCATGGTACGGGTTTGGGCTAGCCTAATAGACCTTGTCAGCTCTAGTCACACACCTTGGTAACCTCACACCGTTCCACTGATGTCACTGATTTACCTTACCTCGAGGCCGACCGTTGCTTATGCTACCTCAAAGAAGATTACTGAGAACCCTCGAGGCTAGGGCCCCGAGCTAAGCTTCGATCCTACAGGGGAGGCAGTTCCTTCGATGTGCCTTGGTAACCATAAAATCGAGTCGTCGATTTTtgccgtatatagatagtccccgcgtttcctCGAATAAAATGATAGGAAACGGTTTTGAACTCCTACTCCTTAGGCGCTATCATCATGATGTCAGCCTattagagcattaaatgccataacCTAAAAGGCGCACAAGAGTCGCCGTTAGTacgactatcgagaagcccacgaacCATTTTTTGGTTCGGTTTCTCCGCTACCCATACGGCTTCTATAAATACACAAATTGCTTAATGACTCACACTTTGGTGATTCTTTCAAGCTTTCAGAGCCAAATCCGCCTTCCTCTATGCCCCTCTTTCTTCTACTCTTGGTTTCCTGCTTTCCCTCTCGAGAAAAAGAAACTTTTTGGTTGTCATGGCCAGGACCTCCAAGACAGTGCCTCGGAAAGATGAGGTTGCCTCTTCATCTCAAACATCCAAGAATAAATCCAACGGTAAGCCCAAAGTGGCTCCTACCACCGAGCAGTGTACACCCACCGGGTTCAATAGCATGAAGGATTTTTCCGTCAAGAGACCTTCATCCACGTCGGGTCGATGCGAACACGTGTCCCGGTTCATTAGGTGCTAGAAAACGTGTCCCGGGTCGAGCTGAAGACTGTCAATGGGATAAAAAGGTGCTAGTCGAGATTCCTAGCCCTAAAGAGAGCATAACGGACTATAAGGCCGGCTTTCTTTAGTTCACCTTGGGCCCTGTCAACTCATCGGACCCTTCTTCTCTAGCTATAGACCCGGTCATTCCCAACTTCTGTTGTAAGTACTGGGTGACACTTGGCCAGATTTACCCCTCTTTTTGGAGGATAGTTTACATGCTTCGCTACTTTTCCAGCAAAGCCAAGAGTATGACTTTTACCCTTGATCATCTGATCAGGCTGTACAGCCCCCATATTTTTTTAGGCTTGATTAAGCTTCACCCTCGATCTTTGAAACCCTTTTTCTCGAGTATCGATGAGCATAAGGATTGGGggtggatgagccggtttgtccGAGTAAAGACCTCAAACATTATTCCGGCTGGATGGATGTCGTTCCCGGAGTagtggaacatgaagcgtaagtgCCTCTCTTTGAGTATGctttattttcttcttacttTCTTCTCAAAAAGATAAATTACCTTTGTTCACGCAGCCGCCTTTTGGTATCCCGAATCTGTTCCGGACCTGTTAGGGTGTATTAGGGGGTTAAATAACTCGTTCCCCTATCCCGAGAATTCTTGGCCTGAGTTAGCTAAAATGtggtgggtggccaagaatcatggtaaactCCTTCTTGCCGCCTCTATCATTTTTATATTTCTTCCCCATATCCTCCGTGCTGATAAACTTTGATTACTTTGTTCACGTAGGCCTTGGTGATTGAGTGCAAATGAGACCGCCTCCTATTGGCGAGGGAGGGTCCTCTAAGACCGATAAGGTTAAAAGGAGCAAAAAGGAGACGACTTCCGATTCCCCCATATCAAAGAAACCCAAGTCTCGCAGGCCTCGAGCTGAGGCCAAGGTCTCGTCTTCAGCTTTCGGAGCGGGTTCCATGACAAGGATGAGGATGTTGATGATGACGGTATCACTGTTGTACAAAGAAAGAGGTCGGGCATGGATGCCCCCCAAGTGTCTGTGTCGACGGCCTCCAAGTCAGGAACGTCCGATTCAGCTTGAGCCAGTGCTTTGGAGGATCTCAAGGAGGGTGCGAATACGTTCCCTGAGCCTCTGGCCGGACGTGATGCAGCCCCTTCCGAGGAGACCGTTGCTGCTGGTTCCAAAGGGCCCAGACCCGGAGCTTCTCGAGGATGGAATTCGCCCCTTGGCGATATTGATGCCCTAGTGCCCTTAATTTGGGTCCTCGGTTCTCACTCGGGGAATTCAGGGACCTTTAGGACCCAAAGGCTACCAACATGGAGGGTCCTCTCAAAGGGGGAGATGAGCTTGACAAATTCCTTAATGGTATCGATGATATCAGTGAGGACATTGATCTCAACGCCCCCAACTTTATCGAGGAAGCGGAGAAGTTCCAGCAGAAGGTGATAGCTTTTTGTGTACACTTTTCTAGTCTCAAGTACCTCTCCTCATTTTTCTGACTCTTCTATTTCATTATAGGCTAAGAAGATGTATGATCACGCCTTCTCTAGGCTCCAAGACGAGCTTTCATGTTATGTAAAGGAGCTCGAGAAGCTCACCTCGGGACAGCAAGAGTTGGAGGCCTCCTCTACCCGAAAGGAGGAGGAGTTAAATGAGCTTCGGGAAAACTTGGAGGGAGCGCTTCGAGAAAAGGATGCCTTTGCTGAGCAGGTAACTTGTTATTCATAAATTCGTTCGCCATTCTCATAATTCGATGTTTACTGACTTATCTTTTCCTTTGCAAATTGGGCAGAAGGATGTTCTCGCGGGATGACTCCGAGAAGAAACTGCTGTTATGAATACGAAGATCCTCGAGTTGAGAGGTGAAACTAGGTTGTGACTTCGGAGTTGGAATCGACccagggtcttctcaaaaatgcTTGAGAAGAGGTTGATGCGCTATCTGCGGCCAAGTCCGAGTTTGAAGAGAATGCCGCTACATATCTGAGAGACGTTGCCACTGTAAATCAACTAGCCCGAGAGATATCAGAGGAGGCCGAGCAAAAGCTAACTCAGACTATCACTTATGCTCGTGCAAAGGCAAGGAGGCAAGCCTTAAAGAAATCCAGTGCTAAAGGTACTGATCTCTCAGCTGAGATCGAGGAGGCTCGAGATTCGGAAGAAGAATTGGCACTCTTGGTCACTTTGGATAAAGTTCCCGGAGATGGTTCAGAGGGCAGTGGTGATGAAGAGTAGGCTCGTGTCtcctttccttctcttttttttgtgtaTGTATTCCCGGGGAAACAGGTCTTGTAAAGGTGCCCCTTACAAACATATTTTTGGTAAtgtaaaaaaaagattttttgttTCCAGCCTTGCATTCTTTATTTTTCAGCGATCATGCGgagttcattcttcaaattttgatGTCGACTCTCAGGAGTCCATATTTGGATGCAAACGGgaccctcgagatcgggcaccatctcgagattAGGTCGACAGCTCTTTTGGGGATGATGGTTATAATAGCAGAAATCCTTGGGGTCTCAAAATTTCCCGAGCACCGCGTGACAACATTATTCATGCAACACGGTAATGGGGTGGTCCCGCCAGTTCATTTCCCAAAAAGTGGTGCTATCATGGTCAGACCTAATTGTTCTTCTAGATAGGCGAACAGTCGTCGCTCACCTCTATAAATGCATTCGCTCATTTCTTAACTGGGAATTCTGCTACTCTAGGTAACTATCCCTCTCATAGAACTTTTGTTCTTTGTGCTAGTTCTCTCGTCATTTCAACTCAAATCCTTCACCCAAATCTTCATCTTCCTATTCATATTTTGCAATAGCCATGGCTGCTACATCTAAATCCATTCATTAGGGAGAGGAGAGTTCGGCCTCTGTTCCGCGTTCGGTCGGTGCTACACCACCAGTATCCGGTGAGATGACCTCGAGGTGATTTGTCTCGAGGAGAGACTTTACATTGGAGAAGCCTCCCAAAATTCAAGGCGTTGGGAGCATACATCGAGGTTCATTTCCTCAATAGGGGAGGAACATCTCGAGATTAATAGGAAAGACTGCGGATAGGGAGAAGAagtggtactgcaggtaccttccccggaggagagcatcatgaccCATGTCGAGGATTTTTTGAACGTGTAAGTATCCCTTTATGTTGGGCTCCCCTGATAGGGTCGTGTTTGAGTTCTGTATGAGGTATCAGGTTACCCTGGCACAGGCTCACCTatccctttggaagatagtgTTGATAATAAGGTACTTTGCGGATAAGGCTGGGCTCGAATTCACCCTTAGCCACCACGTTAGGTTATATAGGCCTCTGCATTACCGCGACATGATTACTCTACGACGTCGATCCACCCAATCCCCTGCCGTTAATGACGAAGAGGATgaggaccgagggtggatgagttGGTTTGTTCGAGCATGGACAGTTGATATTATCCCTGGAGAGTTTTTGCTATTTCCTGAGAAAAGGAATTTCACCCATAAGTggtatatttgtatttttatcacTTTGTTCGTAGTGGAGGCGGGCTCCATAAAGATGTATTTTCATTTCATTCTATTTAGCGATTCCTTGGTTGCCGAGCGAGGTTCCTGACCTGGCCGAATAGTCTCGTAAGCTGGCAACTTGCTCGACCTATGATAAGCGCAAATGGCGAGACCTGTCGaaggggagatgggaggcaaagcatCATAGTAGGTGTTTAGTGGCTTGTTTCCTCTGAAAGGTACTTTCCTTTTAGCGCGCTCACTCTGGCACCGCAGGTATTGGAGGTTTTTCCAAGATGAGGTTGTGTCCTCTaggggaggaggagagattgcCGACCTCGGGGTCGAGGGTCGATAATAAATAAAAAGAGTCTTCGAGGTGTGAGGATGCTCGCGGCGGAGCAAGTCCTTCTCTGATGTTCAAAAGAGATGAGTCGTTCGATCTTCCGACTTCAGAGGCCTCTATTTTCGAAAAAACATTTCTCGCTCCCGTCGATGGTACTTCGAGGGACAAGGGTCATCCATCACCTTCCTCTTCTCCTACCGAAGGCACTTCGGGGGAAACTAAGCTATTAGACGTATGCTCGACCTCTGGTGAGGCTCAGCGGCTTAGCTCTATGgtaagttttggtagctggtatAGGCTTCTTTCAGTTTTTCGTCTTTCTTATTGAGCTTTCTATTCCAGACCTTTAACAAGCTTAAGTCCGTGTTGCTTCGAGTGAGGCCAGGCCGCAGAAAGCTTTGGATGGGGAGAAGTCCCTTAGGCTTCTTTGCACGAAAAAGGAAAATGAGCTGGTATAGTTGCGGTATAAGGTGAATCAAAGTCGGAACTACGAAATCCATCTCGAAAGACAGGTAACCTACACTTTGTGTCAATGTATGCTCCCCCTTTAGCTTTCGGAGATTAATATTCCGATATTTTACttgaagaacaaaacagaggagCTGGAACGACTTTGGGGCGAAGTTGGCCGGGTTAAACGTGAGTGTAATGAGCTGAAGGCTCAGGAAGATGCCCAAGTTGCGACCAAGGAGGATGCTTTGGCTAAGCCTTCCGCCCTCGAGGTGCAACTCCGGAATGCTCGTGCAAACAATTCTATCCGAGCGAATATGATTACAAGGCTCGAGTTAGAGCTTTTGAAGGTGAAAGCTAAAGTTGTGGATGCCCGGGCCGAAGCCGTAATGAGCCGTACTAAGGCCGACAAGAAAGTGGCGGTCCATTTGAAAGGCGGTGCCGATGttcaagctgagctgagaagggCTCTTAATCATGAGAGCAGAAGCAAGGACTATGCTCGGTGCAAATCTCGatgggaaaccctcgaggagatccatgctagAGGGTTTGATCTCTCGGAAGAGGTGAAGCAGGCAATGGCAGATGAACACGATATGAGGTCCCTTCTGTCTGAGGCCGAGGATAGCGAGAAAGAGGCAGACGGGCCGTAGTCCCCGAGGGGGACATAGATTAGGCCTTTATTTTCTACGTATATTGCTTTCAAAGAACatttgtaaatggagcttgtattttttcGCATACATATATAAAAGGAAGCCTTGAGgttatatttttcatgcatttctctTTGCTTTGATTTTACCCAGATGAACTGGTGTTCGAGTTAAAAGGAACCATCAGATTCATGTTATGGCCTTGGGACTCattgggctggcccgtaggctcttacgtgcTTGTTCGGTATGACCTTTTAGTATAAGTCAGCGTTTGACCACTTATGCGTTTGCTCTCAGGCATATTTAATCAATTGTTTTGGGTTTAGTATCCGAGTCAGttatcgactcgagctcattcgaccctcaagtttttaaaTTTCAAGCTGGCCCTTAGtctcttatgcgttgggtcggtacgacctcttgtaTGGGCTGGTGACAGTGGCTCATACGCATCGGGTCGGTAAGACCTCTTGTATGGGATGACGATGGTGGCTCTTACATGTTGGGTCAGGACGACCTtttatataggctttatttttcccttgttaaggactttttggAATTTTGTTTTCCTCGCTTTTCAACGGTTCGATAGAAACCTCGATTGTAAGTCGTTATATggtgatgatcgagcacctcgggaggtttggcttggCGACTGAGTATCTAGAAGCCttatagtttggagctgacatagtcgaagctcttttgcctatgtcaagggtagcctatttaactggttcttttcgaagtattttcgaagtaattgaagacttgtgattttatagcgacggtcggggcGTCCCCAAGTCGCATTAGTTTAGctagtacagccttgtgaccgtagtcatttgtgtttgaccggagccttttagtccccgagtgaagtagttttggcatctatatcgagggtatgcctttttaggggtcttacatgttcgatatatagccttaactttaagatcgggtttatgcctttagtaaggtcttacaagttttgcATGCCTTTTTGGTCTTACTGTTTTggctacttggtacaagtatggttcatgccttgattgaggtcttacagatattgtcacttggtacaagtgtgattcatgccttgcttgaggtcttacagatattgtcacttggtacaagtatggttcatgtctttcttgaggtcttacagatattggtattgccttatataggtcttacgagaccgaggttgTCCGCACGTGTtcttatggcctcgagttttgataagtcgatgggggtGGAGATTGGccgcagtccccgagtcatcaagGGTTTCTtagctcgggagccattacttgtaaacttggtattgcctcattgagggcttatgatttcacggtttccgacccggaggtcatgtggccttgagttttttATGTCAGtcccgagtgttcgggatgtttttggctctggagctgtTTTGTGACCTTAATGTTACCTCATTgggggcttacgagtttgaagcttcGACCCGAGGGTTGCATTGTTTCGAGTTGTTGATGcgagtccccgagtgttcgggacgtttttgacAGAGGAGCCATTTTTGCGAAAATACCAAGCTTCTTTGAAATGCAAAATGCTTTTGGTaattattctttgattacttggtacgaGTATACATGTCTTTGTTGTTAAGGGCTCAGTTATTCTATACGGGCACGGTTCGTTCAACTgtttggcctggtacattattttcctatcgagaccccatttagcGCAACTTGGCTTCttcgagtaggtgaccttccgtGGGATGCcctccagtattcgaggttgattgcaaaagaggCCTTGAATATTTTTTGAGTTTTCcctaggtagcatatagatgttgcctcgttaaaaaccttatcggtaaaaccctttttgggataaaaacccggtcaaaggaaaagagtgcaacgtatgctttgaaaTATTAAGGTCTTCGAGTTGGATAGTGCTTTGACTATCTCAGTTGGACACCTCCATAAAGGTTAGCGTGAAGTGCAAATttaaagggagatggttataccttagtggcgaGGGCGTTT
This genomic stretch from Nicotiana sylvestris chromosome 9, ASM39365v2, whole genome shotgun sequence harbors:
- the LOC138878220 gene encoding uncharacterized protein is translated as MEGPLKGGDELDKFLNGIDDISEDIDLNAPNFIEEAEKFQQKAKKMYDHAFSRLQDELSCYVKELEKLTSGQQELEASSTRKEEELNELRENLEGALREKDAFAEQLSEINIPIFYLKNKTEELERLWGEVGRVKRECNELKAQEDAQVATKEDALAKPSALEVQLRNARANNSIRANMITRLELELLKVKAKVVDARAEAVMSRTKADKKVAVHLKGGADVQAELRRALNHESRSKDYARCKSRWETLEEIHARGFDLSEEVKQAMADEHDMRSLLSEAEDSEKEADGP